CAGCGTTCACCCCTGCTGAATCGAACGATTACCTCCGGTTCGTCCACATCACCCCTTTCCTCGTAAGGAGATGAGCGTGTGTCTCCCGCATCGTGGCGGGTGTATCCCGTTTGCCGACCCCCCGGCCCGATGAAAGGACGTTTACCCGCTTTTTTCTTTCTCCTCGTCGTTGGCGCGGTCTTCGCGCCGGCGGCACTTGCCGTTCCCGTCCAATGGGAGACCCCCGCAATCACATCGGACACCAGCTGGTCCGGCGAGATCCGCCTCCGGCAATCCGTGACCGTCGCGACCGGCGCCACCCTTCGGATCCTTCCCGGGACGAAGGTCCAAGTCGATGCCGGGAAGGGTATCGGCATCACGGTCCTTGGCCGGATGGTCGCCGGGGAGAAGGGGAAACCTCCGGTGGAGTTCCTCCCCGGGAAGCCCGGGGGCGAGAAGGCGCAGTGGGAAGGGATCGCCCTTCAGGGAGGAAAGGCCGCCGGGCACGCGCTCCATGGCGTCCTGATCCGGGGCGCACGCGAGGGGATCGCCCTCACGGAAACGACCGCCGCGATCGAAGGCGGGGCCTTCGTCGGGTGCGCGACCGGGATCCGGTGGAATCAGAAATCCTCCGCTTCGGTCGACAACTGCGCGTTCGAAGGGAACGATATCGGGGCCGTCCTGTCGCTCGGCGGAGAGGCGGTCGTCCGGGGCTGCCGGTTTGCCGACATCAAGTTCCACGGAATCGTCGTCGACAAGGGGGCGGCGTTGCGGGTCTCCGGCTCTTCCTTTTCGAGGGGGAAAACGGGCATCTTCTCCCTGACCGACGCACCGTGCCGGGTGGATCGGTGCGGCTTCACGGGGTTGGAAACGGGGATCGCCGCGCGCCAGATGGGAAAAGATTCCGGCGTGGACCGCTGTCTTTTCGAAAACAACGAGACCGGGATCCTCGCCGTCCAGTTCTCTTCGCTGCAGGTGTCCGACTCGGTCTTTCGCGGGAACAAGGCGGCCGTGGACGTCCGGGAGTTTTCCACGCCGACGCTCCACCACAACCGTTTCGAGGGGAACGAGGTGTCGATCAACCTGTTCCGGAAGGCGCATGCCGTCATACGGGACAACGTCTTCTTCCACAACCGGAACGCGATCGTGGTCAACTATTCCTCGTACCCGCTCGTGGCGGGGAACAATTTCGACCGGAACGACATGAGCGTGCGGCTGGAAACGTTCCAGTCGGGAGACTGGGAGGAGCGTTCGGGATCTTCGAGGCTCATGACGGGGGAAGCCGCGCTGCGCGGTTCGCGAAGCCCGATCATGGACCAGGCGCTCGGGCAGAAGGTCTCCTTTCCCAAGCGGGTGAACGCGAAAGGAAACTACTGGGGCCCGGATGCGGACCGCGATCCGGCCAAGGGGACCCTCGGGAAGATCCGGGACGGGAAGACGTTCGGTCCGGTCCGGTACGAGGGGTACGGGACCGAGACGTACCGGATCGACGTGGTCGATTTCTCGGACGAGTCGCCCGGTCCGTTCCCGGGGGCGGGTCCGCGCGGACCTGCGGAAGTCGAAAGGGAAACGAAATGACCCGCATCCCGGCCGGCGCCGCCGGTGACCTGCACACGGCCTTCCCCGGGTAAGGAAACGTGTCCGCGGACCTGCACGTCATCGCGTCGCTGTTCCTCAACCAGGCAAGGGACCTCTGGCCCTTCTACCTCGGCGGGGTCCTGTTCGCCGCGTTCATCAAGACGTTTCGATGGGACCGGCGCATCCGGGCATCGCTCATCCGGTACGACCGGGCGTCCATCTTCGTTGCGGTGGGGGCGGGCCTGATCTCCCCGCTGTGCTCCTGCGGCATCCTGCCGGTGTTGATCGCCCTCTCGGCAGCCGGCGTTCCCCTTCCGCCCGTGCTCGCGCTGCTCATCACCTCTCCCCTCATGAGCCCCGACGCGTTCGTGATCACCGTCGGCCAGCTCGGGTGGAACTACGCCTTCTGGAAGCTCGGCGTGGCGGTCGTGGGGGGGCTTTCGACCGGGTTCATCGCCCTCCGGCTCGTTCGCAACGGGGTGCTCCCGGGCGGGAGCTTCCGGGCGGAGAAGCTGTACGATCCGTCCGGCGCGGTGCGGCCGGGGTACGAGGAGATCGTCAACGCGGGGTGCTTCGCCCACGCGGGCGCGGATGGCGGAATCGTCGTCCGTGAAAACCGGTTCGTCTTCTTCCTCGAGCGGTTCCGGGACACCGCGCTCCTCGTGGGAAAATTCCTCTTCGCCGCGCTGCTCCTGCAGGCGGCGGTGACCTACTACCTTCCGACGAACCTCGTGGAGCCGCTGCTGGGCCGCAGTTCGGCGCTGTCGGTCCTGTTCGCGACCCTGATCTCCGTCCCGCTCCCGCTCCCCCAGGTAGCCGCGCCCGCGCTGATCAAGGGGCTCCTCGCTTCCGGGATGAGCCCCGGCGCGGGGATGGCCATGCTCATCGGGGGTCCCGTGACCAGCATCCCGGCTCTC
The bacterium genome window above contains:
- a CDS encoding right-handed parallel beta-helix repeat-containing protein, producing the protein MKGRLPAFFFLLVVGAVFAPAALAVPVQWETPAITSDTSWSGEIRLRQSVTVATGATLRILPGTKVQVDAGKGIGITVLGRMVAGEKGKPPVEFLPGKPGGEKAQWEGIALQGGKAAGHALHGVLIRGAREGIALTETTAAIEGGAFVGCATGIRWNQKSSASVDNCAFEGNDIGAVLSLGGEAVVRGCRFADIKFHGIVVDKGAALRVSGSSFSRGKTGIFSLTDAPCRVDRCGFTGLETGIAARQMGKDSGVDRCLFENNETGILAVQFSSLQVSDSVFRGNKAAVDVREFSTPTLHHNRFEGNEVSINLFRKAHAVIRDNVFFHNRNAIVVNYSSYPLVAGNNFDRNDMSVRLETFQSGDWEERSGSSRLMTGEAALRGSRSPIMDQALGQKVSFPKRVNAKGNYWGPDADRDPAKGTLGKIRDGKTFGPVRYEGYGTETYRIDVVDFSDESPGPFPGAGPRGPAEVERETK
- a CDS encoding permease; translation: MSADLHVIASLFLNQARDLWPFYLGGVLFAAFIKTFRWDRRIRASLIRYDRASIFVAVGAGLISPLCSCGILPVLIALSAAGVPLPPVLALLITSPLMSPDAFVITVGQLGWNYAFWKLGVAVVGGLSTGFIALRLVRNGVLPGGSFRAEKLYDPSGAVRPGYEEIVNAGCFAHAGADGGIVVRENRFVFFLERFRDTALLVGKFLFAALLLQAAVTYYLPTNLVEPLLGRSSALSVLFATLISVPLPLPQVAAPALIKGLLASGMSPGAGMAMLIGGPVTSIPALSALLGVYDRRVFALYLVVGVAATFAAGTLFQMVYG